A region from the Mesorhizobium sp. J8 genome encodes:
- a CDS encoding AraC family transcriptional regulator — protein sequence MNYNSSKSVLETSGDPLTDMLRGLRLDGVDYGRCVLGEPWAVSFPAQKAARFHFIGQQGCWLFSPAKEWIELSVGDALLIPRGAEHVLASAPGVPPVPIGRYTIEPVCENIYDVSNGCDGCKTLLFCGSMHFNLDGSHPLLEMMPDLMQAHKLMANAPGIQHLLDAMAGEVTMDRVGSGGILARLADVLAATIIRSWVENGCGDATGWIAAVRNPDVGKVLAAIHLQPERDWTVEALARMMGASRSAFAQRFATVVGETPAKYVLRVRMHQARQWLARDGMRVSVAASRLGYDSEASFSRAFKRVMGVAPSHFRHTGAEEQS from the coding sequence GACTATGGCCGCTGCGTGCTGGGCGAGCCCTGGGCCGTTTCCTTCCCGGCTCAGAAGGCCGCGCGCTTCCATTTCATCGGACAGCAGGGCTGCTGGCTGTTCTCGCCGGCGAAGGAATGGATCGAGCTCTCGGTGGGCGACGCGCTGCTGATCCCGCGCGGCGCCGAGCATGTGCTGGCGAGCGCGCCCGGCGTGCCGCCGGTGCCGATCGGCCGCTACACGATCGAGCCGGTGTGCGAGAATATCTACGATGTCTCGAACGGCTGCGACGGCTGCAAGACCCTGCTGTTTTGCGGCTCGATGCATTTCAACCTCGACGGCTCGCACCCGCTGCTGGAGATGATGCCCGACCTGATGCAGGCGCATAAGCTGATGGCGAATGCCCCCGGCATCCAGCACCTGCTCGACGCGATGGCCGGCGAGGTGACGATGGACCGGGTGGGCTCCGGCGGCATCCTCGCCCGCCTGGCCGATGTGCTCGCCGCCACCATCATCCGCTCCTGGGTGGAAAATGGCTGCGGCGACGCCACCGGCTGGATCGCCGCCGTGCGCAATCCGGATGTCGGCAAGGTGCTTGCCGCCATCCACCTGCAGCCGGAGCGCGACTGGACGGTCGAGGCACTGGCCAGGATGATGGGCGCCTCGCGCTCCGCCTTCGCGCAGCGCTTCGCCACCGTGGTTGGCGAGACGCCGGCCAAGTACGTGCTGCGCGTGCGTATGCACCAGGCTAGGCAATGGCTTGCCCGCGACGGCATGCGGGTCTCGGTCGCGGCATCGAGATTGGGCTACGATTCGGAAGCCTCTTTCAGCCGCGCCTTCAAGCGGGTGATGGGCGTGGCGCCGAGCCATTTCCGTCACACCGGCGCCGAGGAGCAATCCTGA
- a CDS encoding DUF4437 domain-containing protein, translating to MPNRLASLALAAAAILPGRAFALEDSYLPADKIPYAVEAPGQPQRLGPLWGERAKGPAGTLLKVPGNWRAPVHAHTADYRAVVIKGLWAHWQMQGGEATKVELPPGSYWTQKADEMHDDACLSDTECVILLINDTPYETYLPKQ from the coding sequence ATGCCCAATCGTCTCGCATCGCTTGCGCTTGCCGCCGCCGCCATCCTGCCGGGCCGGGCTTTCGCGCTGGAAGACAGCTATCTGCCCGCCGACAAGATCCCTTATGCCGTCGAGGCGCCGGGCCAGCCGCAGCGGCTTGGTCCGCTATGGGGCGAGCGCGCGAAGGGACCGGCCGGCACGCTGCTGAAAGTTCCCGGCAATTGGCGCGCGCCCGTCCACGCCCATACGGCCGATTACCGCGCCGTGGTCATCAAGGGCCTGTGGGCGCACTGGCAGATGCAGGGCGGCGAAGCCACCAAGGTCGAATTGCCGCCCGGCTCCTATTGGACGCAGAAGGCCGACGAGATGCACGACGACGCCTGCCTGTCGGACACCGAATGCGTCATCCTGCTGATCAACGACACGCCTTACGAGACCTATCTGCCGAAGCAATAA
- a CDS encoding ABC transporter ATP-binding protein, whose amino-acid sequence MAHIELKNITKKFGGHTALTGLNLDIADGEFFVLLGETGAGKTTTLRLIAGLDKPTEGQVFIDGVDVADWGAAERDVALVLQQYSLYPRYTVRQNLEFPLKPKIRRLPDAEIKDRVARAARTLRIEHLLDRKTDRLSGGEMQRVSIGRAIVRKPRVFLMDEPLSALDAKLREALRTELKNLQMQLGATFLFVTHDQIEAMSMGDKVGVLNHGRIVQTGTPHEIYNNPRDTYVASFVGSPPMNLIDGKLVNDRAVMAPMNFELPLSTGAKTFGGGRTSGATEGRPLVFGIRPEDVYLESGAPVEARVHDVENHGVEKIVTLRVGDTMLRATVPARTDVAIEQPVRFAWNPDKVVMFDKGSGVSLRHAG is encoded by the coding sequence ATGGCCCATATCGAACTCAAGAACATCACCAAGAAGTTCGGTGGCCACACTGCGCTGACCGGCCTCAATCTCGACATCGCCGACGGCGAGTTCTTCGTGCTGCTCGGCGAGACGGGCGCCGGCAAGACGACGACCCTGCGCCTGATCGCCGGGCTCGATAAGCCGACCGAGGGCCAGGTCTTCATCGACGGCGTCGACGTCGCCGATTGGGGGGCGGCAGAGCGCGATGTGGCGCTGGTGCTGCAGCAATACTCGCTCTATCCGCGCTACACGGTGCGGCAGAACCTCGAATTCCCGCTGAAGCCGAAGATCCGCCGGCTGCCGGATGCAGAGATCAAGGATCGCGTCGCGCGCGCCGCCCGCACGCTTCGTATCGAGCACCTGCTCGACCGCAAGACGGACCGGCTTTCCGGCGGCGAGATGCAGCGCGTCTCGATCGGCCGCGCCATCGTGCGCAAGCCGCGCGTCTTCCTGATGGACGAGCCGCTGTCGGCGCTCGACGCCAAGCTGCGCGAGGCCCTGCGCACGGAGCTCAAGAACCTGCAGATGCAGCTCGGTGCCACGTTCCTGTTCGTCACGCATGACCAGATCGAGGCCATGTCGATGGGCGACAAGGTCGGCGTGCTCAACCATGGCCGCATCGTCCAGACCGGCACGCCGCATGAGATCTACAACAATCCGCGCGACACCTATGTCGCGAGCTTCGTCGGTTCGCCGCCGATGAACCTCATCGACGGCAAACTGGTCAATGACCGCGCGGTGATGGCTCCGATGAATTTCGAACTACCGCTGTCAACTGGGGCCAAGACCTTTGGCGGGGGCAGGACGAGCGGCGCGACCGAAGGTCGGCCGCTCGTCTTCGGCATTCGTCCCGAGGATGTCTATCTGGAAAGCGGGGCGCCGGTCGAGGCGCGGGTCCACGATGTCGAGAACCACGGCGTCGAGAAGATCGTGACGCTCAGGGTCGGCGACACGATGCTGCGGGCCACAGTGCCGGCCAGGACCGATGTCGCGATCGAACAGCCGGTGCGCTTTGCCTGGAACCCGGACAAAGTGGTGATGTTCGACAAGGGCAGCGGGGTGAGCCTGCGCCACGCCGGATAG
- a CDS encoding ABC transporter ATP-binding protein yields MTQIELRGVQKFFGAVQVIKDLNLKIDDNEFIVLLGQSGCGKTTTLRAIAGLETIDQGDILIDGRPVQQLKAADRDIAMVFQSFSLYPHMNVYENIAFPLRATRKSRSEIDTEVRSVAKTLQITDLLTKKPSALSGGDMQRVAIGRALVRRPKAMLMDEPIGALDAKLREEMRAEIKRLHIKQGSTSIYVTHDQIEAMSLADRIVIMHEGVLQQVGTPDEVYSHPANLFVAQFVGSPVMNVAEAKVAETASAASVTVGNAAAGFEFPRALLSKLNGHAGGQLTLGIRPEGVLVRREATEGFLPVETQIVEPLGSFDIVDLKVGSNMLRARTKSGFISGAGERVYARIDPSQAHFFDPASGKSLGVRL; encoded by the coding sequence TTGACCCAGATAGAGCTTCGCGGCGTCCAGAAATTCTTCGGCGCTGTCCAGGTCATCAAGGACCTGAACCTCAAGATCGACGACAACGAGTTCATCGTACTGCTCGGGCAATCGGGCTGCGGCAAGACGACGACGCTGCGTGCCATCGCCGGGCTGGAGACCATCGACCAGGGCGACATCCTGATCGACGGCAGGCCGGTGCAGCAACTCAAAGCGGCCGATCGCGACATCGCGATGGTGTTCCAGTCGTTCTCGCTCTACCCGCATATGAACGTCTACGAGAACATCGCCTTCCCGCTGCGCGCGACGCGCAAGAGCAGGAGCGAGATTGACACCGAGGTGCGCTCGGTGGCCAAGACGCTGCAGATCACGGACCTGCTCACCAAGAAGCCCTCGGCGCTGTCGGGCGGCGACATGCAGCGCGTGGCCATCGGCCGGGCGCTGGTGCGGCGTCCGAAGGCGATGCTGATGGATGAGCCGATCGGCGCGCTCGACGCCAAGCTGCGCGAGGAGATGCGCGCCGAGATCAAGCGGTTGCATATCAAGCAGGGCTCGACCAGCATCTATGTGACGCATGACCAGATCGAGGCGATGAGCCTCGCCGATCGCATCGTCATCATGCATGAAGGCGTGCTGCAGCAGGTCGGCACGCCGGACGAGGTCTATTCCCACCCAGCCAACCTCTTCGTCGCGCAGTTCGTCGGCAGCCCCGTGATGAATGTCGCCGAGGCCAAGGTCGCAGAGACCGCCTCGGCCGCTTCGGTCACGGTCGGCAACGCGGCCGCTGGCTTCGAGTTTCCGCGCGCGCTGCTTTCCAAGCTCAACGGCCATGCCGGCGGCCAGCTCACCTTGGGCATCAGGCCGGAGGGCGTGTTGGTGCGCCGCGAGGCGACGGAGGGCTTCCTGCCGGTCGAAACGCAAATCGTCGAGCCGCTCGGCTCCTTCGACATCGTCGACCTGAAAGTCGGCTCCAACATGCTGCGCGCCCGCACCAAGAGCGGGTTCATCAGCGGCGCGGGCGAAAGGGTCTACGCGCGCATCGATCCTTCGCAGGCGCATTTCTTCGACCCCGCGAGCGGCAAGTCGCTCGGAGTGAGACTGTAA
- a CDS encoding carbohydrate ABC transporter permease, producing MAAVRTSSEVAFNRAAIVAVLVVTVIFLAPIYWIASTAFKPRNLATTIPPTVVFQPEISPFVKLFTKRSQLRSPPTPEEYAAAPWWERVVFDGGEKIVRDGKGAVQWSGYPNRFMNSLIVAITSTVLAVGMGTFTAYGFSRFKVKGEADLLFFILSTRMLPPVVVAIPMFLMYRAVGLNDSHLGLIILYTAFNLSFSVWLMKGFIDEIPKEYEEAALVDGYTRMEAFFKIVLPEAATGIAATAVFCFITAWNEYAFALIMTNRRAQTAPPFIPSQVGSGLPDWTVIAAGTFLFLLPVAIFTFLLRNHLLRGMSFGAIRK from the coding sequence ATGGCTGCTGTCCGCACTTCTTCCGAGGTCGCCTTCAACCGCGCGGCAATCGTCGCCGTGCTGGTGGTGACGGTCATCTTCCTGGCGCCGATCTACTGGATCGCCTCGACGGCCTTCAAGCCGCGCAACCTCGCCACGACGATCCCGCCGACGGTCGTGTTCCAGCCGGAGATATCGCCCTTCGTCAAGCTGTTCACCAAGCGCTCGCAACTGCGCAGTCCGCCGACGCCGGAAGAGTACGCGGCCGCCCCGTGGTGGGAACGCGTCGTGTTCGACGGCGGTGAGAAGATCGTGCGCGACGGCAAGGGCGCCGTGCAATGGTCGGGCTATCCGAATCGGTTCATGAATTCGCTGATCGTGGCGATCACCTCGACCGTGCTTGCCGTCGGCATGGGCACATTCACCGCCTACGGCTTCTCGCGCTTCAAGGTGAAGGGGGAGGCGGACCTGCTCTTCTTCATCCTGTCGACGCGCATGCTGCCGCCGGTGGTGGTCGCAATCCCGATGTTCCTGATGTACCGGGCCGTGGGACTGAACGATTCCCATCTCGGTCTGATCATCCTCTACACCGCCTTCAACCTGTCCTTCTCGGTCTGGCTGATGAAGGGCTTCATCGACGAGATCCCCAAGGAATATGAGGAGGCGGCGCTCGTCGACGGCTACACGCGCATGGAAGCCTTCTTCAAGATCGTGTTGCCCGAAGCCGCGACCGGCATCGCCGCAACGGCCGTGTTCTGCTTCATCACGGCGTGGAACGAATATGCCTTCGCGCTGATCATGACCAACCGTCGCGCCCAGACCGCACCGCCTTTCATCCCGAGCCAGGTCGGCTCCGGCCTGCCGGACTGGACGGTGATTGCCGCCGGCACGTTCCTGTTCCTGCTGCCGGTCGCGATCTTCACCTTCCTGCTCCGCAACCATCTGTTGCGCGGCATGTCCTTCGGAGCGATCCGCAAATGA